The following proteins are encoded in a genomic region of Paenibacillus sp. FSL R7-0273:
- a CDS encoding bifunctional 2',3'-cyclic-nucleotide 2'-phosphodiesterase/3'-nucleotidase produces MGERRWNKPVASFLATTVLTAQVFGGVLAGSVIAADTAEAAPAAGVTVDLRLMSTTDVHTNVYGWDYYKDSGSSTVGINKTSTLVNEARKQNGNNLLLDNGDLIQGTPLGTYMAIESDLEINDERIHPLIAAMNVMRYDAATFGNHEFNYGLDYLERTINGSATHKTDTDADFKYVNANIYNIDGSNKYKPYVIIDKEVEGSDGETHIVKVGLIGLVTPQIMEWDKAKLDGKVKVEDISETAAKFVPMMQDEGADVIVAMAHTGFDASAASSDPGAENDINQLSKVQGIDAITFSHTHKVFPTVKESDLDASFKDPTTKLPYNTADIKIDNTKGQINGTPAVQAGYGGGYLGLIDLKIVHSADGWAVDKASSVSSTRSIAGVAADPAIDAVTSADHEATKVYVNQPLGKTTAPMNSFFAMVQDDPTVQIVTYAQQRYVSDLIHSDTNLAKYRNTPILSVGAPFKAGRNGPSEYTEIKAGNLTIASASDLYLYDNTLKAIVVDGETVKNWIEMSAGAFNRIKPGISTAQPLLNPQFQVFNFDVIDGVQYTIDVTKNAKYKPDGTVNDAASSRVTSITYGGTEILPEQEFIVVTNNYRASGGGNFPGVKGSTMIIDSQMENRQVLMDYISEAGTVDPTADGNWSIAPIKGNVNVTFTSSPNAAAVLPGNMKDTGVKDSKGFSVYSMDLKAVTPKPTADVEVHLIGINDFHGQLDTTSVVSGKNAGTAAVLATYLKQARAKYEHSLLFHNGDSVGASAPVSSLERDEPTHEWMNLMKFDVGTLGNHEFDQGVAALKTQIFGGVDPKNTSVNHAGADFDYINANVVDSVYKNPIINPYVIKEVGGVKIGFIGVVTKATPDKVAPSGLVGVQFLTAAEEVAAIEKYAKELQDKGVETIIVLAHDPATTKGDAASGFVTTGEAADLAKALPANSPVDVIVAGDNHGYANDIVNGKLVVQAYSYGTAFEDIKLVIDHTTGDVKSMSATVTSTFQDGVTPDPETVALVNKYLAKHPELTQPVGTTDGTITRTDVYNNEAPLGNLIADAMRAADFGDGAAADFAFMNPGGIRADLPKGNVSFGDLAKIQPFGNTLVKLTLTGEQIKTLLQQQWAVKADGSADVKTLQISGLKYSAEMYLPVKDRISSLTKADGTPIEMSTSYTAVVNNFMAAGGDNYTVLTKASKQVPGPIDLDVFYDYIVDTFKGGAITAKVDGRITNNKAPAAIPGGIPAPAATPVPSATPAPSATPAPSAAPGTFSDLGKVVWAQEAISSLAAKGIVKGLENGQFAPAKTVTRAEFVTMLVRALNLNAPVSGIAFNDVKQGVWYTDSIAAAVSAGIVKGTGNGKFEPGRGITREEMAIMIVNALAEQLEPVDASAALGGFADKTSIAPYAQEAVAQLTQLGIVNGVDGGKFAPKDMANRAQAAVIIYRMLNNQAS; encoded by the coding sequence ATGGGAGAAAGACGATGGAACAAGCCAGTAGCATCATTTCTGGCAACCACAGTTCTGACTGCACAGGTTTTTGGGGGTGTGCTGGCAGGTTCAGTTATTGCAGCTGATACGGCAGAGGCCGCTCCGGCAGCCGGAGTGACAGTAGATCTGCGTCTGATGAGCACCACCGACGTGCACACCAACGTCTATGGCTGGGATTATTACAAGGATTCCGGATCATCGACTGTGGGCATCAACAAAACATCAACCTTGGTTAATGAAGCCAGAAAGCAGAATGGAAACAATCTTTTGCTTGATAATGGTGATTTGATTCAGGGTACCCCGCTTGGCACGTACATGGCAATTGAAAGTGACCTTGAGATTAATGACGAGCGGATTCATCCTCTCATTGCTGCTATGAATGTGATGCGATACGATGCGGCGACCTTTGGTAATCATGAGTTTAACTACGGTTTGGACTACCTCGAGCGCACTATTAACGGCAGTGCCACACACAAAACAGATACTGATGCAGATTTCAAGTATGTCAATGCAAATATTTATAACATTGATGGCTCCAATAAATACAAACCTTACGTAATTATTGATAAAGAAGTTGAAGGATCTGACGGAGAAACTCATATCGTCAAGGTCGGATTGATTGGTCTCGTTACACCACAGATTATGGAGTGGGATAAGGCTAAGCTCGACGGAAAAGTGAAGGTTGAGGATATCAGCGAAACTGCTGCAAAATTTGTTCCTATGATGCAAGATGAAGGTGCGGATGTCATTGTAGCTATGGCTCACACCGGGTTTGATGCTTCGGCTGCATCATCTGATCCGGGTGCAGAAAACGACATTAACCAACTGAGTAAAGTGCAAGGCATCGACGCCATCACATTCTCTCATACACATAAAGTTTTCCCGACTGTAAAAGAAAGTGACCTGGATGCTTCCTTCAAGGATCCCACCACTAAACTTCCGTATAATACAGCCGACATTAAAATTGACAACACCAAAGGTCAGATTAACGGTACTCCGGCTGTACAAGCTGGTTACGGCGGCGGATACCTTGGTCTAATTGATCTTAAAATTGTACACAGTGCTGACGGCTGGGCAGTTGATAAGGCGAGCTCTGTATCCTCCACGCGTTCAATTGCTGGTGTTGCTGCAGACCCGGCAATTGACGCTGTTACTTCAGCAGACCATGAAGCAACTAAAGTTTACGTAAATCAGCCGCTTGGAAAAACAACTGCTCCAATGAACAGCTTCTTCGCCATGGTGCAGGATGATCCTACTGTCCAGATCGTAACTTATGCGCAGCAGCGTTATGTGTCTGATTTGATCCATTCTGATACAAATTTAGCTAAGTACAGAAATACCCCGATTCTTAGTGTTGGTGCTCCTTTCAAGGCCGGACGCAACGGCCCGTCAGAATACACTGAAATTAAAGCGGGGAATCTAACAATTGCCAGCGCCAGTGACCTGTACCTGTACGACAACACGCTGAAGGCAATTGTTGTTGACGGTGAGACTGTGAAGAACTGGATTGAGATGAGCGCAGGTGCGTTCAACCGGATTAAACCGGGGATCTCAACCGCCCAGCCTTTGCTAAATCCCCAGTTCCAGGTGTTTAACTTTGACGTCATTGACGGTGTCCAGTACACCATCGATGTAACCAAAAATGCTAAATATAAGCCAGACGGTACTGTTAATGATGCAGCGTCCAGCCGTGTAACCAGCATTACTTACGGTGGTACGGAAATTCTGCCGGAGCAGGAATTTATCGTTGTTACCAACAACTACCGTGCAAGCGGCGGCGGTAACTTCCCTGGCGTTAAGGGCTCCACAATGATTATCGATTCCCAGATGGAGAACCGTCAGGTGCTGATGGATTACATCAGTGAAGCGGGAACGGTTGATCCTACAGCAGACGGTAACTGGTCCATTGCTCCAATCAAGGGGAATGTAAATGTAACCTTCACTTCTTCTCCTAATGCGGCAGCGGTATTGCCGGGCAACATGAAGGATACAGGAGTTAAAGATTCCAAGGGCTTCTCTGTTTACAGTATGGATCTGAAGGCAGTAACGCCAAAGCCTACTGCGGATGTTGAAGTTCACCTGATCGGAATCAACGACTTCCACGGCCAGCTGGATACTACCTCTGTAGTAAGCGGCAAAAATGCAGGTACTGCTGCTGTTCTCGCAACGTATCTGAAGCAGGCGCGTGCCAAATACGAACATTCCCTGCTCTTCCATAACGGTGACTCTGTGGGTGCATCCGCTCCGGTATCCTCACTCGAACGTGATGAGCCGACCCATGAATGGATGAACCTGATGAAATTCGATGTCGGAACACTGGGCAACCATGAATTTGACCAGGGCGTTGCGGCACTCAAAACACAAATTTTCGGCGGTGTTGATCCTAAGAATACCAGTGTAAATCATGCCGGTGCTGATTTTGATTACATCAACGCCAACGTGGTTGACAGTGTGTACAAGAATCCGATCATCAACCCTTATGTAATTAAAGAAGTAGGCGGCGTAAAAATCGGATTTATCGGTGTGGTAACAAAAGCGACGCCTGACAAGGTAGCTCCATCCGGTCTTGTCGGTGTGCAGTTCCTGACTGCTGCTGAAGAAGTAGCGGCTATCGAGAAGTATGCCAAAGAGCTTCAAGATAAAGGCGTAGAAACAATCATCGTGCTGGCTCATGACCCTGCAACTACAAAGGGAGATGCGGCAAGCGGTTTTGTAACAACGGGTGAAGCTGCTGATCTGGCAAAAGCTCTGCCTGCGAACTCGCCGGTTGACGTTATCGTGGCCGGAGACAATCACGGCTATGCTAATGATATCGTAAACGGTAAGCTGGTTGTTCAGGCTTACTCCTACGGAACAGCGTTCGAGGATATCAAGCTCGTTATCGACCACACAACAGGTGATGTGAAATCGATGTCTGCAACGGTAACCTCCACCTTCCAGGACGGCGTAACACCAGACCCTGAAACAGTAGCTCTGGTAAATAAATATCTGGCTAAGCACCCTGAATTGACTCAGCCTGTAGGTACAACTGACGGTACAATTACCCGTACAGATGTCTACAACAATGAAGCTCCGCTGGGCAACCTGATTGCGGATGCTATGCGTGCGGCTGATTTCGGTGACGGCGCAGCAGCGGATTTCGCGTTCATGAATCCGGGCGGTATCCGTGCTGATCTTCCTAAGGGCAATGTATCCTTTGGTGATCTGGCCAAAATCCAGCCGTTCGGCAATACGCTGGTGAAGCTGACCCTTACCGGTGAGCAGATCAAAACCCTGCTCCAGCAGCAATGGGCAGTGAAGGCTGACGGAAGTGCTGATGTTAAAACACTGCAGATTTCCGGCCTGAAATACTCGGCTGAAATGTATCTGCCGGTAAAAGACCGTATTTCCAGTCTGACCAAAGCAGACGGTACACCGATTGAAATGAGCACGAGCTATACTGCGGTGGTAAATAACTTTATGGCCGCAGGCGGTGATAACTACACTGTACTTACCAAAGCCAGTAAGCAAGTACCTGGTCCGATCGATCTGGATGTATTCTATGATTACATTGTAGACACATTCAAGGGCGGGGCGATTACAGCTAAGGTGGATGGCCGTATTACCAACAACAAGGCTCCGGCCGCAATTCCGGGCGGTATTCCGGCACCGGCTGCAACCCCTGTCCCATCGGCAACGCCTGCACCATCGGCAACCCCGGCTCCATCTGCAGCACCAGGCACATTCAGTGATCTGGGCAAGGTAGTATGGGCACAGGAAGCGATCAGCTCCCTGGCTGCAAAGGGTATTGTAAAGGGTCTGGAGAATGGACAGTTCGCACCGGCCAAAACAGTAACCCGTGCTGAGTTTGTAACGATGCTGGTACGTGCATTGAACCTGAATGCTCCTGTATCAGGCATAGCGTTTAACGATGTGAAGCAAGGAGTATGGTACACAGATTCTATCGCAGCTGCTGTAAGCGCAGGTATTGTTAAGGGCACCGGCAACGGCAAGTTCGAGCCGGGACGCGGAATTACCCGTGAAGAAATGGCAATTATGATCGTCAATGCCCTTGCGGAGCAATTGGAGCCGGTGGATGCTTCAGCGGCTCTTGGGGGATTTGCCGACAAGACCTCGATTGCCCCTTACGCTCAGGAAGCTGTAGCACAGCTGACTCAGCTGGGAATCGTTAACGGGGTAGACGGCGGTAAGTTTGCACCGAAGGACATGGCGAACCGTGCCCAGGCTGCAGTAATTATCTACCGTATGCTTAATAACCAAGCGTCTTAA
- a CDS encoding Arc family DNA-binding protein has product MAAKKSFPLRIDPELYEALERWAGEEFRSVNGHIEYLLRESLKRAGRLPGKKRREEE; this is encoded by the coding sequence ATGGCGGCCAAGAAGAGCTTTCCGCTGCGGATTGATCCGGAGCTGTATGAAGCACTGGAGCGCTGGGCGGGAGAGGAATTTCGCAGCGTAAACGGGCATATTGAATATTTGCTGCGTGAGTCTTTGAAGCGCGCGGGCCGCTTGCCGGGGAAGAAACGCCGGGAAGAGGAGTAA
- a CDS encoding 3D domain-containing protein, with protein sequence MEHSQEAFFTGASQLGGTSRVKPAATAAPQPTAAPQPTAAPQPTAAPAAKQPDTAAKQQPASVPVAAPAPEQIITSLKVTATGYTAGYESTGKTSKHPQYGITYSGVKVRRDKNAVSTIAADPKVLPLGSILYIPDYGYAVVADTGSAIKGRKIDLYFATTKQVYKEWGKKTVVVQLIKRGNGKCTESMIKDLGKAIKTYKTVPQDLLEEII encoded by the coding sequence ATTGAGCATTCACAGGAGGCTTTCTTTACAGGAGCTTCACAGCTCGGAGGGACTTCGCGGGTGAAGCCGGCTGCAACAGCAGCCCCGCAGCCGACAGCAGCCCCGCAGCCGACAGCAGCCCCGCAGCCAACTGCGGCCCCAGCCGCCAAGCAGCCGGATACCGCAGCCAAGCAGCAGCCGGCTTCAGTTCCTGTAGCCGCACCGGCGCCAGAGCAGATTATTACTTCGCTGAAGGTTACGGCTACCGGATATACGGCAGGCTACGAGTCTACGGGCAAAACCTCTAAGCATCCGCAATACGGTATTACTTATTCCGGAGTCAAGGTGCGCCGTGACAAAAATGCGGTTTCGACCATTGCTGCCGATCCGAAGGTTCTGCCGCTAGGCAGCATTCTCTACATTCCGGATTACGGTTATGCGGTTGTTGCCGATACCGGTTCAGCGATCAAGGGGCGGAAGATTGACCTGTATTTTGCCACCACCAAGCAGGTGTATAAGGAATGGGGTAAAAAGACGGTTGTCGTTCAGCTGATCAAACGCGGTAACGGAAAATGCACGGAGAGCATGATCAAGGATCTCGGCAAGGCAATCAAGACTTATAAGACAGTCCCGCAGGACCTGCTTGAAGAAATTATTTAG
- the thrS gene encoding threonine--tRNA ligase, which produces MSVSIKLPDGSVREYENGSSIEDVAASISSGLRKNAAAGKLNGIVVDLSTPLEEGALVEIVTLDSPEGLEVVRHSTAHLMAQATRRLFGAKEVKLGVGPVIEDGFYYDMDLEHPLNPEDLLKIEKEMERIVNENLPIVRKEVSRKEALDIFGELGDPYKLELIEALPEDSVISIYEQGEFFDLCRGPHVPSTSKIKVFKLMNVAGAYWRGDSKNKMLQRVYGTAWNKKAQLDEYLHLLEEAKKRDHRKLGKELEIFTFNQLVGQGLPIWLPKGAKLRSILERYIVDLEASLGYQHVYTPVLGNVELYKTSGHWEHYQEDMFPKMVIDTEEFVLRPMNCPHHMMIYKSSMHSYRDLPIRLAELGTMHRYEMSGALTGLHRVRSMTLNDSHIFCRLDQIKSEFKRVLELIKQVYSDFGIHDYRFRLSYRDPQDTEKYFQNDEMWETAQRMLREVAEEAGLPFFEAEGEAAFYGPKLDVQIRTALGKEETLSTVQIDFLLPERFELEYVGDDGNKHRPVVLHRGILGTMERFVAFLLENFAGSLPLWLSPQQVKIIPVSSAFDDYAKDVEAKLQRSGIRAEVDLRNEKLGYKIREAQLEKLPYMFVVGENEMNAGTVSIRKRGEGDIGAKPLDEVIAALSKDISERVI; this is translated from the coding sequence ATGTCAGTTAGTATCAAGCTGCCGGACGGATCGGTCCGGGAATATGAAAACGGCAGCAGTATCGAGGATGTAGCCGCCTCGATCAGCAGCGGCCTGCGTAAGAATGCGGCTGCAGGCAAGCTCAATGGAATAGTCGTTGACCTGTCGACACCGCTTGAGGAAGGCGCTCTTGTAGAGATTGTTACACTGGATTCACCAGAAGGCCTGGAGGTTGTCCGTCATAGTACAGCTCACCTGATGGCTCAGGCAACCAGACGCCTGTTCGGTGCAAAGGAAGTTAAGCTTGGTGTGGGTCCGGTTATTGAAGACGGCTTCTACTATGATATGGATCTGGAGCATCCGCTTAATCCGGAGGATCTGCTGAAGATCGAGAAGGAAATGGAACGGATTGTCAACGAGAATCTGCCGATTGTACGCAAGGAAGTCAGCCGCAAGGAAGCGCTTGACATTTTCGGTGAGCTGGGTGACCCCTACAAGCTGGAGCTGATTGAGGCTCTGCCTGAAGACAGTGTTATTTCGATCTATGAGCAGGGTGAATTCTTTGACCTGTGCCGTGGCCCGCACGTGCCGTCCACTTCCAAGATCAAAGTATTCAAGCTGATGAACGTAGCCGGCGCTTACTGGCGCGGAGACAGCAAGAACAAGATGCTGCAGCGCGTATACGGTACTGCCTGGAACAAGAAGGCACAGCTTGATGAGTATTTGCACCTGCTGGAGGAAGCCAAGAAGCGTGACCACCGCAAGCTGGGTAAAGAGCTTGAAATCTTCACCTTCAATCAGCTGGTCGGACAGGGTCTGCCAATCTGGCTGCCTAAGGGCGCCAAGCTGCGCAGCATTCTGGAGCGCTATATTGTAGATTTGGAAGCAAGCCTCGGTTACCAGCATGTATACACCCCTGTTCTCGGTAATGTTGAGCTCTATAAAACCTCGGGTCACTGGGAGCACTATCAGGAGGATATGTTCCCTAAGATGGTTATCGATACCGAGGAGTTCGTGCTCCGTCCGATGAACTGTCCGCATCACATGATGATCTATAAGAGCTCCATGCACAGCTACCGTGATCTGCCGATCCGGCTTGCCGAGCTCGGCACGATGCACCGCTATGAAATGTCCGGCGCTTTGACCGGTCTGCACCGCGTGCGCTCCATGACGCTGAATGACTCCCATATCTTCTGCCGTCTGGACCAGATCAAGAGCGAATTCAAACGCGTGCTTGAGCTGATCAAGCAGGTATACAGCGATTTCGGTATTCACGATTACCGCTTCCGCCTGTCCTACCGTGATCCGCAGGATACTGAAAAGTACTTCCAGAACGATGAAATGTGGGAGACTGCACAGCGCATGCTGCGCGAGGTAGCAGAAGAAGCCGGACTGCCGTTCTTTGAAGCGGAAGGCGAAGCTGCTTTCTACGGACCGAAGCTGGATGTGCAGATCCGGACTGCCCTGGGCAAGGAAGAGACCCTGTCCACTGTGCAAATCGACTTCCTGCTGCCTGAACGCTTTGAGCTGGAATATGTGGGAGACGACGGCAACAAGCACCGTCCTGTTGTCCTGCACCGCGGTATTCTGGGGACAATGGAGCGTTTTGTAGCCTTCCTGCTGGAGAACTTTGCCGGCTCCCTTCCGCTGTGGCTGTCGCCGCAGCAGGTCAAGATTATCCCCGTATCGTCAGCTTTTGACGATTACGCCAAGGATGTGGAAGCGAAGCTGCAGAGAAGCGGCATCCGTGCTGAAGTGGATCTGCGCAATGAGAAGCTTGGCTACAAAATCCGTGAAGCCCAGCTGGAGAAGCTTCCGTATATGTTCGTTGTCGGTGAGAACGAAATGAATGCCGGCACAGTCTCCATCCGCAAGCGCGGAGAAGGCGATATCGGCGCCAAGCCGCTGGATGAAGTCATTGCAGCTCTGAGCAAGGATATTTCAGAACGCGTTATTTAA
- the liaF gene encoding cell wall-active antibiotics response protein LiaF produces MKRRFTSQILGGLILIGLGGMFLLRQMGYTDFSIGSLISDYWPLVLIWMGLQNFLSTNDNGSKGSSAFWGFFFLALGVYFLGRNLEWFNVSPGDFFKLLFPVMLIGGGLYVIFRPRGRNIPPVPPAPSSPPDFYPPGPGTHEQAPPPKPLESTLDEQFEQKFGKPAGERDWKGYLSKEDQEEPDGDESRKGYFQSGPEARWKENRERHEQRRQERHARRHGEWHEEFHEEHNHKDTTNRSAFIGDVHMGKEYFQLKHTNISQFIGDTVLDLTNAQIPYGETKINISAIVGDIKVYIPDDMDLGVSVNSSSFIGDMQVLEQTRSGFMSSVQCKTPYYKEAGKKIRINVSAFIGDIKVKTVG; encoded by the coding sequence ATGAAAAGAAGATTTACCAGCCAGATTCTTGGAGGACTGATCCTGATCGGACTCGGCGGGATGTTTCTGCTGAGACAGATGGGCTATACCGATTTCAGCATAGGCTCTCTGATCTCCGACTATTGGCCGCTGGTTCTGATTTGGATGGGGCTGCAAAATTTCCTGTCTACGAATGACAACGGCTCAAAGGGCTCATCGGCATTTTGGGGATTCTTTTTCCTGGCGCTCGGGGTGTATTTCCTTGGACGGAATCTGGAGTGGTTCAATGTCTCTCCCGGTGATTTCTTCAAGCTTCTCTTCCCGGTGATGCTAATCGGAGGAGGCTTGTATGTAATTTTCAGACCGCGCGGACGCAATATACCGCCTGTACCGCCGGCACCTTCCTCGCCACCGGATTTCTATCCGCCCGGACCCGGGACACATGAGCAGGCCCCGCCTCCGAAGCCGCTGGAATCCACACTGGATGAGCAGTTCGAGCAGAAATTCGGCAAGCCTGCCGGAGAACGTGATTGGAAGGGTTATCTGTCCAAGGAAGATCAGGAAGAGCCGGACGGCGATGAGAGCCGGAAGGGGTATTTCCAGTCGGGTCCGGAAGCCCGCTGGAAGGAGAACCGGGAACGCCATGAGCAGCGGCGCCAGGAGCGTCATGCCCGCAGACACGGTGAATGGCATGAGGAGTTCCATGAAGAGCATAACCATAAGGATACAACCAACCGTTCGGCGTTTATCGGCGACGTGCATATGGGCAAGGAGTATTTTCAACTGAAGCACACGAACATCTCACAGTTCATCGGAGACACAGTGCTTGATCTCACCAATGCACAGATTCCTTATGGCGAGACCAAAATCAACATTTCAGCGATCGTTGGCGACATCAAGGTGTATATTCCCGATGATATGGACCTGGGTGTTTCGGTAAACAGCAGCTCCTTCATCGGTGACATGCAGGTGCTGGAGCAGACGCGCAGCGGTTTTATGAGCAGTGTGCAGTGCAAGACCCCATATTATAAGGAAGCGGGTAAAAAGATCCGGATTAACGTCAGCGCTTTCATCGGTGACATCAAGGTTAAGACGGTGGGCTGA
- a CDS encoding SPFH domain-containing protein → MKEKVLRPVSGFWVIALIVVCLAGGIYGASQEYVAVPLILFIAAGILCTSITIVQPNKSVVVTFFGQYVGTIVKSGMWAVIPFSIRKTVSLRVRNFNSVKLKVNDVEGNPIEIAAVIVFKVINSAKALFDVDKYMAFVEIQSETALRHVASKYPYDNFTESGMSLRANADEIAKELAVELQERLSLSGVEVIEARLTHLAYSTEIASTMLQRQQASAILSARQIIVEGAVGMVDMAIRQLRESGVVELDEERKAAMINNLMVAIVSERGASPVINAGSLY, encoded by the coding sequence ATGAAGGAGAAAGTATTACGTCCGGTAAGCGGGTTCTGGGTTATTGCACTGATTGTGGTCTGTCTGGCAGGTGGGATATACGGGGCGTCTCAGGAATATGTGGCGGTACCGCTCATTCTGTTCATAGCTGCAGGAATCTTGTGCACAAGCATCACAATCGTACAGCCGAATAAATCGGTGGTGGTCACCTTCTTCGGACAGTATGTCGGAACCATCGTGAAGAGCGGGATGTGGGCGGTTATTCCGTTCAGTATCCGCAAGACTGTCTCGCTGCGGGTGCGTAACTTCAACAGCGTCAAGCTGAAGGTAAATGATGTGGAAGGAAATCCGATTGAAATTGCGGCGGTGATTGTGTTCAAGGTTATCAATTCTGCAAAGGCTTTGTTTGATGTGGATAAATATATGGCTTTTGTGGAAATTCAGAGTGAGACGGCGCTCCGTCATGTAGCGAGCAAATATCCGTATGATAACTTTACTGAATCGGGAATGTCACTGCGGGCCAATGCAGACGAGATTGCCAAGGAGCTTGCTGTGGAATTACAGGAGCGCCTGTCCTTATCCGGGGTAGAGGTAATTGAAGCGCGGCTGACGCATCTGGCGTACTCTACGGAAATTGCCAGCACGATGCTGCAGCGTCAGCAGGCTTCGGCTATTCTCTCGGCGCGGCAGATTATTGTTGAAGGTGCTGTCGGCATGGTGGATATGGCAATCCGTCAGCTTAGAGAGAGCGGTGTGGTTGAGCTTGATGAAGAGCGCAAGGCTGCGATGATTAATAACCTGATGGTGGCCATTGTGTCGGAACGCGGAGCGAGCCCGGTCATTAATGCCGGTTCGTTGTACTAG
- a CDS encoding response regulator has translation MSVIKVLLVDDHDMVRMGLKTYLMLDPKFEVIGEAGDGQEALNTLRGWGQENLPDLVLMDLMMPVMNGAETTRAVLAEFPGLKIVILTSFLEDDLVVDAIEAGAVSYVLKTVSAEELIYALQGAYRGMPVMTGDVSQALTRGIRQRTVQGDSSGLTEREKEVLLLIAEGKTNKDIGEELHISIKTVKTHVSNLLMKCELDDRTQLAIYAHRKGWAQG, from the coding sequence ATGAGTGTCATAAAGGTGCTGCTGGTGGATGATCATGACATGGTGCGGATGGGGCTCAAAACCTATCTGATGCTTGACCCGAAGTTTGAAGTGATAGGTGAAGCTGGAGACGGTCAAGAGGCCCTGAATACGCTGCGCGGCTGGGGACAGGAGAATCTGCCGGATCTGGTGCTGATGGATCTGATGATGCCGGTGATGAACGGAGCCGAGACCACCCGGGCTGTACTGGCTGAATTTCCCGGCCTCAAAATCGTTATTCTAACCAGCTTCCTTGAGGATGATCTTGTAGTCGATGCTATTGAAGCCGGAGCTGTCAGCTATGTGCTTAAAACAGTTTCGGCTGAAGAGCTGATCTACGCGCTGCAGGGCGCATACCGCGGCATGCCGGTTATGACCGGCGATGTGTCGCAGGCTTTAACCCGCGGCATCCGCCAGCGGACGGTTCAGGGGGACTCATCCGGCCTGACCGAACGTGAGAAGGAGGTGCTGCTGCTTATTGCCGAAGGCAAGACCAACAAGGACATTGGTGAGGAGCTGCACATCAGCATCAAGACGGTCAAGACGCATGTCAGCAACCTGCTGATGAAATGCGAGCTGGATGACCGCACCCAGCTGGCGATTTATGCCCACCGTAAAGGATGGGCACAGGGTTAG
- a CDS encoding sensor histidine kinase codes for MMGTIFSNTKWLLLLYFLLGGGVAAGLVYAGTCLGYIEVVDYRMWLYLIIGIVLFNIIVGYMAGQRIQRRIDHLDLNMLQVAKGNLSVRMPESDDQSFARVYHEFNIMMDTVENKMQILQRLGEQEVIEKEKAAESAVLEERRRMARDLHDTVSQQLFAIHMSASSLPKVLERNEQQGIIVMDQLITMSQMAQKQMRALIAQLRPVELEGRNLFEALEKWFPDYCRQNGLKGVKELELQGELSEAIEHQLFLIIQESMANIVKHAGARVVSLSLRETPRQVVLSISDDGRGFEHVQHKQGSYGLTTMRERAEKLGGQAEIISRKGAGTTIRVHIPKFVQGNQEQEEQI; via the coding sequence ATGATGGGGACTATCTTCAGTAATACCAAATGGCTGCTGCTGCTTTATTTCCTCCTCGGCGGCGGCGTTGCTGCCGGTCTGGTCTATGCAGGGACATGCCTGGGCTATATTGAGGTCGTGGATTACCGGATGTGGCTGTACCTTATTATCGGGATCGTGCTGTTTAATATTATTGTCGGCTACATGGCCGGACAGCGGATCCAGCGGCGGATTGATCATCTCGACCTGAACATGCTTCAGGTAGCCAAAGGCAATCTGTCTGTACGGATGCCGGAGAGTGACGACCAGAGCTTTGCCAGAGTGTACCACGAGTTCAATATCATGATGGATACGGTTGAGAATAAAATGCAGATTCTGCAGCGGCTTGGCGAGCAGGAAGTGATTGAGAAGGAAAAGGCGGCAGAGAGTGCGGTACTGGAGGAACGGCGGCGGATGGCCCGTGACTTGCATGACACGGTGAGCCAGCAGCTGTTCGCGATCCATATGTCCGCCTCTTCGCTGCCTAAAGTGCTTGAACGCAATGAACAGCAGGGTATCATAGTCATGGACCAGCTGATCACCATGTCGCAGATGGCGCAAAAGCAGATGAGGGCGCTGATTGCCCAGCTGCGTCCGGTGGAGCTGGAGGGCCGCAATCTGTTTGAGGCGCTGGAGAAATGGTTCCCGGACTATTGCCGCCAGAACGGGCTTAAAGGTGTCAAGGAGCTTGAACTGCAGGGCGAGCTGTCGGAGGCGATTGAACACCAGCTGTTTCTGATTATTCAGGAATCCATGGCTAACATTGTCAAGCATGCCGGAGCACGTGTAGTCAGCCTGTCGCTGCGTGAGACGCCAAGGCAGGTCGTGCTGAGCATCAGTGATGACGGCCGGGGGTTTGAGCATGTGCAGCATAAGCAGGGCTCGTACGGACTGACCACCATGCGCGAGCGTGCAGAGAAGCTGGGCGGACAAGCGGAGATCATCAGCCGCAAAGGAGCGGGGACGACGATCCGCGTACATATACCAAAGTTTGTACAGGGCAATCAGGAACAGGAGGAGCAGATATGA